In one Cronobacter dublinensis subsp. dublinensis LMG 23823 genomic region, the following are encoded:
- the relA gene encoding GTP diphosphokinase: MVAVRSAHLNKAGEFDHEKWVASLGIASQQSCERLTETWRYCEQQTQGHPQAELLLWRGVEMVEILTMLSMDIDTLRAALLFPLVDSGVVSEDVLKESVGKSVVGLIHGVRDMAAIRQLKATHHDSVSSEQVDNVRRMLLAMVDDFRCVVIKLAERIAHLREVKDAPEDERVLAAKECTNIYAPLANRLGIGQLKWELEDFCFRYLHPDEYKRIAKLLHERRIDREHYIDEFVTHLRTAMKEEGVKAEVYGRPKHIYSIWRKMQKKHLAFDELFDVRAVRIVAERLQDCYAALGIVHTHYRHLPDEFDDYVANPKPNGYQSIHTVVLGPGGKTVEIQIRTKQMHEESELGVAAHWKYKEGAASGVRNGHEDRIAWLRKLIAWQEEMADSGEMLDELRSQVFDDRVYVFTPKGDVVDLPAGSTPLDFAYHIHSDVGHRCIGAKIGGRIVPFTYQLQMGDQIEIITQKQPNPSRDWLNPNLGYVGTGRARAKIHAWFRKQDRDKNIIAGRQILDDELAHLGISLKEAEKHLLPRYNFNEVDELLAAIGGGDIRLNQMVNFLQAQFNKPSAEEQDAAALRQLQQKTYTPQGRNSRDNGRVVVEGVGNLMHHIARCCQPIPGDDIVGFITQGRGISIHRADCDQLTELQSHAPERIVDAVWGESYSAGYSLIVRVTANDRSGLLRDITTILANEKVNVLGVTSRSDTRQQLATIDMEIEIYNLQVLGRVLGKLNQVSDVIDARRLHGG, from the coding sequence ATGGTTGCGGTAAGAAGTGCACATCTTAATAAAGCTGGCGAATTTGACCATGAAAAATGGGTGGCGAGCCTTGGTATCGCCAGTCAGCAGTCGTGTGAACGCTTAACCGAAACCTGGCGCTATTGCGAACAGCAGACTCAGGGCCATCCGCAGGCGGAACTCTTGCTCTGGCGCGGTGTGGAGATGGTGGAAATCCTCACCATGCTCAGCATGGATATCGATACGCTGCGCGCCGCGCTGCTCTTCCCGCTGGTGGACAGCGGCGTGGTGAGCGAAGACGTGCTGAAAGAGAGCGTCGGAAAATCAGTTGTCGGCCTTATCCACGGCGTGCGCGATATGGCCGCCATTCGCCAGCTCAAAGCCACGCATCACGACTCCGTCTCCTCCGAGCAGGTGGATAACGTGCGCCGCATGCTGCTGGCGATGGTCGATGATTTCCGCTGTGTAGTCATTAAGCTTGCCGAGCGCATCGCGCATCTGCGCGAGGTGAAAGACGCGCCGGAAGATGAACGCGTCCTGGCGGCGAAAGAGTGCACCAATATCTATGCGCCGCTGGCGAACCGCCTCGGCATCGGCCAACTCAAATGGGAGCTGGAGGATTTCTGCTTTCGCTATTTGCATCCGGACGAATACAAACGCATTGCCAAACTGCTGCACGAGCGGCGCATCGATCGCGAACACTACATCGACGAGTTCGTTACGCATCTGCGCACCGCCATGAAAGAAGAGGGCGTGAAGGCTGAAGTTTACGGGCGTCCTAAGCATATCTACAGCATCTGGCGCAAGATGCAGAAAAAGCATCTGGCCTTTGACGAGCTGTTCGACGTGCGCGCGGTGCGTATCGTCGCCGAGCGTTTGCAGGACTGCTACGCCGCGCTTGGGATCGTTCATACGCACTACCGCCACCTGCCGGATGAATTCGACGATTACGTCGCGAACCCCAAACCGAATGGCTACCAGTCTATTCATACCGTGGTGCTGGGCCCCGGCGGCAAAACGGTCGAGATCCAAATTCGCACCAAACAGATGCATGAAGAGTCTGAGCTCGGGGTTGCGGCGCACTGGAAATACAAAGAAGGCGCGGCAAGCGGCGTACGCAATGGCCACGAAGACCGCATCGCCTGGCTGCGTAAGCTTATCGCCTGGCAGGAAGAGATGGCCGATTCCGGCGAAATGCTCGATGAACTGCGAAGCCAGGTCTTTGATGACCGCGTGTACGTGTTTACCCCGAAAGGCGACGTGGTCGACCTGCCGGCGGGCTCCACGCCGCTCGATTTCGCCTACCACATCCACAGCGATGTCGGGCACCGGTGCATCGGCGCGAAAATCGGCGGCAGAATTGTGCCGTTTACTTATCAGCTGCAGATGGGCGATCAGATTGAAATCATCACCCAGAAGCAGCCGAACCCGAGCCGCGACTGGCTGAACCCGAACCTCGGCTATGTCGGCACGGGGCGCGCGCGCGCGAAAATTCACGCCTGGTTCCGTAAACAGGATCGCGACAAAAACATCATCGCCGGACGTCAGATCCTCGACGACGAACTGGCGCATCTTGGCATCAGCCTGAAAGAGGCAGAAAAGCATCTGCTGCCGCGTTACAACTTTAATGAAGTCGATGAACTGCTGGCGGCGATTGGCGGCGGGGATATTCGCCTCAACCAGATGGTAAATTTCCTTCAGGCGCAGTTCAACAAGCCCAGCGCGGAAGAACAGGACGCCGCCGCGCTGCGTCAGCTGCAGCAAAAAACCTATACGCCGCAGGGGCGCAACAGCCGCGATAACGGGCGTGTCGTGGTGGAGGGCGTTGGTAATTTGATGCACCACATCGCCCGCTGCTGCCAGCCGATCCCCGGCGACGATATCGTCGGCTTTATCACCCAGGGGCGCGGCATCTCCATTCACCGCGCCGACTGCGACCAGCTGACGGAGCTACAGTCGCACGCGCCGGAGCGTATCGTCGATGCGGTGTGGGGCGAAAGTTACTCCGCCGGGTATTCGCTGATAGTGCGAGTGACGGCGAATGACCGCAGCGGCTTGCTGCGCGATATCACCACGATCCTCGCCAATGAAAAGGTTAACGTGCTGGGCGTGACGAGCCGCAGCGATACCCGCCAGCAGCTGGCGACCATCGATATGGAAATCGAAATCTATAACCTCCAGGTGCTCGGCCGCGTGCTCGGTAAGCTTAACCAGGTCTCAGACGTTATCGACGCGCGCCGTCTGCACGGCGGCTGA
- the mazG gene encoding nucleoside triphosphate pyrophosphohydrolase, which yields MTQIDRLLGIMQRLRDPQTGCPWDKEQTYATIAPYTLEETYEVLDAIAREDFDDLRGELGDLLFQVVFYAQMAQEEGRFNFDDICAAISDKLERRHPHIFGDAAFSDSAEVLANWEKTKSAERAEKAQHSALDDIPESLPALMRAHKIQKRCSAVGFDWTSLGPVVDKVHEEIDEVMHEAQQAVIDEAKLEEEIGDLLFATVNLSRHLGAKAETALQKANRKFERRFRQVEAIIRAQGLEMTQASLDQMEAAWQMVKRQEIDS from the coding sequence ATGACTCAGATCGACCGCCTGCTTGGCATCATGCAGCGCCTTCGCGACCCGCAAACCGGCTGTCCGTGGGATAAAGAACAAACCTACGCCACCATCGCCCCTTATACCCTTGAAGAAACCTACGAAGTGCTTGATGCGATTGCCCGTGAGGATTTCGACGATCTGCGCGGTGAGCTGGGCGATCTGCTCTTTCAGGTCGTGTTTTACGCCCAGATGGCGCAGGAAGAGGGGCGCTTTAACTTCGACGACATCTGCGCCGCTATCAGCGATAAGCTGGAGCGTCGCCATCCGCATATCTTCGGTGACGCCGCGTTCAGCGACAGCGCCGAAGTGCTGGCCAACTGGGAGAAAACCAAAAGCGCCGAGCGCGCGGAAAAGGCGCAGCATTCGGCGCTGGACGACATTCCCGAAAGCCTGCCGGCGCTGATGCGCGCCCACAAAATCCAGAAGCGCTGTTCTGCCGTCGGCTTTGACTGGACCTCGCTCGGCCCGGTTGTCGACAAAGTGCATGAAGAGATAGACGAAGTGATGCATGAGGCGCAGCAGGCCGTTATCGACGAGGCGAAGCTCGAAGAGGAAATCGGCGATTTACTGTTTGCGACCGTTAATCTTTCCCGCCATCTGGGCGCGAAAGCCGAAACCGCGCTGCAAAAAGCTAACCGTAAATTTGAACGGCGTTTCCGCCAGGTCGAGGCGATTATTCGCGCGCAGGGCCTGGAAATGACGCAGGCGAGCCTCGATCAGATGGAAGCTGCGTGGCAGATGGTTAAACGCCAGGAAATTGATAGTTAA
- the eno gene encoding phosphopyruvate hydratase, which produces MSKIVKVIGREIIDSRGNPTVEAEVHLEGGFVGMAAAPSGASTGSREALELRDGDKSRFLGKGVTKAVGAVNGPIAQAIVGKDAKDQAGIDKIMIDLDGTENKSNFGANAILAVSLAAAKAAAASKGMPLYEHIAELNGTPGKFSMPVPMMNIINGGEHADNNVDIQEFMIQPVGASSVKEAIRMGSEVFHHLAKVLKGKGMNTAVGDEGGYAPNLGSNAEALAVIAEAVKAAGYELGKDITLAMDCAASEFYKDGKYVLAGEGNKAFTSEEFTHFLEDLTKQYPIVSIEDGLDESDWDGFAYQTKVLGDKIQLVGDDLFVTNTKILKEGIEKGIANSILIKFNQIGSLTETLAAIKMAKDAGYTAVISHRSGETEDATIADLAVGTAAGQIKTGSMSRSDRVAKYNQLIRIEEALGEKAPFNGRKEIKGQA; this is translated from the coding sequence ATGTCCAAAATCGTTAAAGTCATCGGTCGTGAAATCATCGACTCCCGTGGTAACCCGACTGTTGAAGCCGAAGTTCACCTGGAAGGCGGTTTCGTAGGTATGGCTGCTGCCCCGTCAGGTGCTTCCACTGGTTCCCGCGAAGCGCTGGAACTGCGCGATGGCGACAAATCCCGTTTCCTGGGCAAAGGCGTAACCAAAGCGGTTGGCGCGGTTAACGGCCCGATCGCTCAGGCTATCGTTGGCAAAGATGCTAAAGATCAGGCTGGTATCGACAAGATCATGATCGATCTGGACGGTACTGAAAACAAATCTAACTTCGGTGCAAACGCCATTCTGGCCGTTTCTCTGGCTGCTGCCAAAGCTGCTGCTGCTTCCAAAGGCATGCCGCTGTATGAGCACATCGCTGAACTGAACGGCACCCCGGGCAAATTCTCTATGCCGGTTCCGATGATGAACATCATCAACGGCGGCGAGCACGCTGACAACAACGTCGATATCCAGGAATTCATGATCCAGCCGGTTGGCGCTTCCAGCGTTAAAGAAGCTATCCGCATGGGTTCTGAAGTATTCCATCACCTGGCGAAAGTGCTGAAAGGTAAAGGCATGAACACCGCTGTTGGTGACGAAGGCGGCTACGCGCCGAACCTGGGCTCCAACGCCGAAGCCCTGGCTGTTATCGCTGAAGCGGTAAAAGCTGCAGGCTACGAGCTGGGCAAAGACATCACCCTGGCGATGGACTGCGCAGCATCTGAATTCTACAAAGACGGCAAATACGTTCTGGCAGGCGAAGGCAACAAAGCGTTCACCTCTGAAGAATTCACTCACTTCCTGGAAGACCTGACCAAACAGTACCCGATCGTGTCTATCGAAGACGGTCTGGACGAGTCTGACTGGGACGGTTTTGCATACCAGACCAAAGTTCTGGGCGACAAAATCCAGCTGGTGGGCGACGACCTGTTCGTGACCAACACCAAAATCCTGAAAGAAGGCATCGAGAAAGGCATCGCTAACTCCATCCTGATCAAATTCAACCAGATCGGTTCTTTGACCGAAACTCTGGCTGCAATCAAGATGGCGAAAGACGCTGGCTACACCGCGGTCATCTCTCACCGTTCTGGCGAAACTGAAGACGCGACCATTGCCGACCTGGCAGTAGGTACCGCTGCAGGCCAGATCAAAACCGGTTCCATGAGCCGTTCTGACCGCGTTGCTAAATACAACCAGCTGATTCGTATCGAAGAAGCGCTGGGCGAAAAAGCACCGTTCAACGGTCGTAAAGAGATCAAAGGCCAGGCATAA
- the pyrG gene encoding glutamine hydrolyzing CTP synthase has product MTTNYIFVTGGVVSSLGKGIAAASLAAILEARGLNVTIMKLDPYINVDPGTMSPIQHGEVFVTEDGAETDLDLGHYERFIRTRMTRRNNFTTGRIYSEVLRKERRGDYLGATVQVIPHITNAIKERILAGGEGHDVVLVEIGGTVGDIESLPFLEAIRQMAVEVGREHTMFMHLTLVPYMAAAGEVKTKPTQHSVKELLSIGIQPDVLICRSDRAVPANERAKIALFCNVPEKAVISLKDVDSIYKIPGLLKSQGLDDYICKRFSLNCPEANLSEWEQVIYEEANPAGEVTIGMVGKYIELPDAYKSVIEALKHGGLKNRVTVNIKLIDSQDVETRGEELLKGLDAILIPGGFGYRGVEGKIATARYARENNIPYLGICLGMQVAMIEFARHVAGMENANSTEFVPDCKYPVVALITEWRDENGNIETRTEKSDLGGTMRLGAQQCQLSDDSLVRKLYGEPTIVERHRHRYEVNNMLLKQIEAAGLRVAGRSGDDQLVEIVEVPNHPWFVACQFHPEFTSTPRDGHPLFAGFVKAASEYQKRQAK; this is encoded by the coding sequence ATGACAACGAACTATATTTTTGTGACCGGCGGGGTCGTTTCCTCTCTGGGTAAAGGCATTGCCGCAGCCTCCCTCGCAGCCATTCTTGAAGCCCGTGGCCTCAACGTGACCATCATGAAACTGGATCCGTATATCAACGTCGATCCGGGCACCATGAGTCCAATCCAACACGGGGAAGTGTTCGTTACTGAAGACGGCGCCGAAACCGATCTGGACCTGGGCCATTACGAGCGTTTTATCCGCACCCGCATGACGCGCCGCAACAACTTCACGACAGGTCGTATCTACTCTGAAGTTCTGCGCAAAGAGCGTCGCGGCGACTACCTGGGCGCCACCGTTCAGGTTATTCCCCACATCACTAACGCTATCAAAGAACGCATCCTTGCGGGCGGCGAAGGCCATGACGTCGTTCTGGTCGAAATCGGCGGCACCGTGGGCGATATCGAATCCCTGCCGTTCCTTGAAGCGATTCGCCAGATGGCGGTTGAAGTGGGCCGCGAGCACACCATGTTTATGCACCTGACGCTGGTGCCGTACATGGCGGCGGCAGGCGAGGTTAAAACCAAACCGACCCAGCACTCCGTTAAAGAACTGCTTTCTATCGGTATTCAGCCGGACGTGCTGATTTGCCGCTCCGACCGCGCTGTACCGGCCAACGAACGCGCCAAGATTGCGTTGTTCTGTAACGTTCCGGAAAAAGCGGTTATTTCTCTGAAAGATGTCGATTCCATCTATAAAATTCCGGGCCTGTTGAAATCGCAGGGGCTGGACGATTATATTTGTAAACGATTCAGCCTGAACTGTCCGGAAGCTAACCTGTCTGAATGGGAACAGGTTATTTATGAAGAAGCGAATCCGGCGGGTGAAGTCACTATCGGTATGGTCGGCAAGTACATCGAACTGCCGGACGCCTATAAGTCGGTTATCGAGGCGCTGAAACACGGCGGACTGAAGAACCGCGTGACCGTTAACATCAAGCTTATCGATTCGCAGGATGTAGAAACGCGTGGCGAAGAACTGCTGAAAGGGTTGGATGCCATCCTTATCCCTGGCGGCTTCGGTTATCGCGGCGTGGAAGGCAAAATCGCCACCGCGCGCTACGCCCGTGAAAACAATATTCCTTACCTCGGCATCTGCCTCGGTATGCAGGTGGCGATGATTGAATTTGCTCGTCATGTCGCCGGGATGGAGAACGCCAACTCCACGGAATTTGTGCCAGACTGTAAGTACCCGGTCGTGGCGTTAATCACCGAATGGCGTGATGAAAACGGTAATATTGAGACGCGCACTGAAAAGAGCGATCTCGGCGGAACGATGCGTCTGGGCGCGCAGCAGTGCCAGCTGTCAGACGACAGCCTGGTGCGCAAGCTTTATGGCGAACCTACGATTGTTGAACGTCACCGCCACCGTTATGAAGTCAACAATATGTTGTTGAAGCAGATTGAAGCAGCTGGCCTGCGCGTTGCGGGCCGTTCCGGCGACGATCAGTTGGTCGAGATCGTCGAAGTGCCGAATCATCCGTGGTTCGTCGCCTGTCAGTTCCACCCGGAATTTACTTCCACGCCGCGTGACGGGCACCCGCTGTTTGCAGGCTTCGTAAAAGCCGCCAGCGAGTATCAGAAACGCCAGGCGAAGTAA
- a CDS encoding SDR family oxidoreductase, with product MTTLLITGATGFLGGAVVEKILQRTEKMNLLLLVRAGDSEAGLERILSNMRKFNLNEDQLSRLTTSQILCGDLGEPECFLADPRLDSVTHVINCAAVASFGNNPLIWKVNVEGTLAFARRMNNVAGLQRFLHVGTAMSCTPAPNSLVPESAEFRENAEHLVTYTHSKSTIEQLMRQHCPQLPLIIARPSIVVGHTHHGCLPSTSIFWVFSMGLMLQKFMCSLEDRVDVIPVDYCAQALLLLLEKEIAPGEVVHISAGEENSVRFADIDIAMAQAQKKAPVADNYAQVSYETLVKMRRELKTIFGPCNERLMLKAMRLYGSFATLNVRFSNDKLLRLGMPKPPRFTDYIARCVQTTKGLTIPQQMEVDFK from the coding sequence ATGACAACTTTATTAATAACGGGCGCGACGGGCTTTCTGGGCGGGGCGGTAGTCGAAAAGATCCTGCAGCGCACAGAAAAGATGAATTTATTACTGTTGGTTCGCGCTGGTGATAGCGAAGCCGGGCTGGAACGCATACTTAGCAATATGCGTAAGTTTAACCTTAACGAAGACCAGCTTTCGCGGCTGACAACCTCACAAATTCTGTGCGGCGATTTAGGCGAGCCCGAATGTTTTCTGGCTGATCCGCGTCTTGATAGCGTGACGCATGTGATTAACTGCGCGGCCGTGGCTTCATTCGGTAACAATCCGCTTATCTGGAAAGTGAATGTCGAAGGCACGCTGGCGTTTGCCCGCCGTATGAATAACGTGGCAGGTTTACAGCGGTTTTTGCACGTGGGCACGGCGATGTCGTGTACGCCTGCGCCGAATTCCCTGGTGCCGGAAAGCGCGGAGTTTCGCGAAAACGCTGAGCATCTGGTGACTTACACCCATTCTAAATCGACCATTGAACAGCTGATGCGCCAGCACTGCCCACAGCTGCCGCTGATTATCGCCCGCCCATCTATCGTTGTCGGACATACTCATCACGGCTGCCTGCCCTCCACCAGTATTTTCTGGGTCTTCAGCATGGGGTTGATGCTGCAGAAATTTATGTGTTCGCTGGAAGATCGCGTGGATGTGATCCCGGTGGATTATTGCGCGCAGGCGTTACTCCTGCTGCTGGAAAAAGAGATTGCGCCTGGCGAAGTCGTACATATTTCCGCCGGCGAAGAGAATAGCGTCCGCTTTGCTGACATTGATATCGCCATGGCGCAGGCACAGAAAAAAGCGCCTGTTGCCGATAATTACGCGCAGGTAAGCTATGAAACGCTGGTCAAAATGCGCCGCGAACTGAAAACGATTTTCGGGCCTTGTAACGAGCGTCTGATGCTGAAAGCAATGCGGTTATACGGCTCGTTCGCCACGCTGAATGTGCGCTTCAGTAACGATAAACTGCTCAGGCTCGGCATGCCGAAACCCCCACGCTTTACCGACTATATTGCCCGCTGTGTACAGACCACGAAGGGTTTAACTATTCCTCAGCAGATGGAAGTCGATTTCAAGTAA
- the rlmD gene encoding 23S rRNA (uracil(1939)-C(5))-methyltransferase RlmD, with the protein MAQFYSAKRRVTTREIITVTADGLDAFGQGVARHHGKALFIAGLLPGEQAEVVVSEEKKQFSRGDVKKRLSQSPERVTPRCPHFGVCGGCQQQHASVDLQQRSKAQALARMMKHEVDEIISGPAWGYRRRARLSLNFPPRKPGLQMGFRKAGSNDLVDVHHCPILVPRLEALLPALRDCLSRLDGARHLGHVELVDAASGPLMVLRHMKPLSADDREKLECFSHSEGVALYLAPESDTLEQLNGDTPWYESNGLRLTFSPRDFIQVNDAVNQQMVARALAWLDIQPGDRVLDLFCGMGNFTLPLARLAESVVGVEGVAALVAKGDYNAGINALKNVTFFQHNLEEDVTKQPWARQGFDKVLLDPARAGAAGVMPHIVKLKPRRVVYVSCNPSTLARDSEALLAAGYRTGRLAMLDMFPHSGHLESMALFERD; encoded by the coding sequence ATGGCGCAATTCTACTCTGCAAAGCGGCGCGTGACGACGCGTGAAATCATAACCGTGACGGCTGACGGCCTCGACGCCTTCGGGCAGGGGGTGGCGCGCCACCACGGTAAGGCGTTGTTTATCGCCGGTTTATTGCCGGGCGAGCAGGCGGAAGTCGTGGTGAGCGAAGAGAAAAAACAGTTCTCGCGCGGCGACGTCAAAAAGCGCCTTTCGCAAAGCCCGGAGCGCGTCACGCCGCGGTGCCCGCATTTTGGCGTATGCGGCGGCTGCCAGCAACAGCATGCGAGCGTCGACCTGCAACAGCGCAGCAAAGCCCAGGCGCTGGCGCGCATGATGAAGCATGAGGTCGACGAGATAATCAGCGGACCGGCGTGGGGCTATCGCCGTCGCGCGCGTCTGAGCTTGAATTTCCCGCCGCGCAAACCAGGCTTACAGATGGGGTTTCGCAAGGCCGGGTCGAATGACCTGGTGGATGTGCACCACTGCCCTATACTTGTGCCCCGTCTCGAGGCGTTGCTGCCCGCGCTTCGCGACTGCCTGAGCCGCCTCGACGGCGCGCGCCATCTCGGCCATGTTGAACTGGTCGATGCCGCCAGCGGTCCACTGATGGTGCTGCGGCATATGAAGCCGCTCAGCGCGGACGATCGCGAAAAACTGGAATGCTTTTCGCATTCCGAAGGCGTGGCGCTGTACCTTGCGCCTGAGAGCGATACCCTTGAGCAACTGAACGGCGACACGCCGTGGTATGAATCCAACGGCCTGCGTCTCACCTTCAGTCCGCGTGATTTCATTCAGGTTAACGACGCCGTAAATCAGCAGATGGTGGCCCGTGCGCTGGCGTGGCTCGATATTCAGCCCGGCGATCGCGTGCTGGATCTTTTCTGCGGCATGGGCAACTTTACTTTGCCGCTGGCGCGCCTGGCGGAAAGCGTCGTGGGCGTTGAGGGCGTTGCTGCGCTGGTGGCGAAAGGTGACTATAATGCCGGGATTAACGCCTTGAAAAATGTCACATTTTTTCAGCATAACCTGGAAGAAGACGTCACAAAGCAGCCGTGGGCGCGTCAGGGCTTCGACAAAGTGCTGCTCGACCCGGCGCGCGCGGGCGCTGCGGGCGTTATGCCACATATTGTGAAATTAAAACCGCGTCGGGTGGTCTATGTCTCCTGTAACCCTTCCACGCTTGCGCGTGACAGTGAGGCGCTGCTCGCGGCGGGTTATCGCACCGGAAGGCTGGCGATGCTGGATATGTTTCCACACTCGGGCCATCTGGAATCAATGGCGCTGTTTGAAAGAGATTAA